A stretch of Arthrobacter sp. NEB 688 DNA encodes these proteins:
- a CDS encoding VOC family protein yields MITNVSLVSVWVQDLDESLAFYTDVLGFTPQDDITLGEDFRWVTVTHPSQPELSLHLTTPSKPLSDELIAAMQRAQRDGGLPGVGLQVDDCRRTVEELRAKGVEFLQEAQERPYGVEALMRDNSGNWMVLVEPREFTPEDFEGSGIG; encoded by the coding sequence ATGATCACCAACGTCTCCCTCGTGTCCGTCTGGGTCCAGGACCTCGACGAGTCCCTCGCCTTCTACACCGACGTCCTCGGGTTCACGCCGCAGGACGACATCACCCTCGGCGAGGACTTCCGCTGGGTCACCGTGACCCACCCGTCGCAGCCCGAGCTCTCCCTGCACCTGACGACCCCGAGCAAGCCGCTGTCCGACGAGCTCATCGCCGCCATGCAGCGGGCCCAGCGCGACGGCGGCCTCCCGGGCGTCGGCCTGCAGGTCGACGACTGCCGGCGGACGGTGGAGGAGCTGCGGGCCAAGGGCGTCGAGTTCCTCCAGGAGGCGCAGGAGCGCCCCTACGGCGTGGAGGCGCTCATGCGGGACAACTCGGGCAACTGGATGGTCCTCGTCGAGCCTCGCGAGTTCACGCCCGAGGACTTCGAGGGCTCCGGCATCGGCTGA
- a CDS encoding AraC family transcriptional regulator, whose protein sequence is MAKEQRRVPGDALVHLRRARDVIDRRFAEDLDLELLAATALMSKFHFVRSFAAVYGTTPVAYLGERRVERAQDLLRTTNLTVTEVCHAVGYSSLGSFSARFREVVGETPRDFQSRYAREGAPRIPGCWVFMTGLVERREPTGARPRTSNPGEASG, encoded by the coding sequence GTGGCGAAGGAGCAACGGCGGGTCCCGGGCGACGCGCTGGTGCACCTGCGCCGGGCGCGCGACGTCATCGACCGGCGCTTCGCCGAGGACCTCGACCTCGAGCTGCTCGCCGCGACCGCCCTCATGAGCAAGTTCCACTTCGTGCGCAGCTTCGCGGCCGTGTACGGCACGACGCCGGTGGCCTACCTCGGCGAGCGCCGCGTCGAGCGGGCGCAGGACCTGCTGCGCACGACGAACCTCACGGTGACGGAGGTCTGCCACGCCGTCGGCTACTCGAGCCTCGGGTCCTTCTCGGCGCGATTCCGCGAGGTCGTCGGCGAGACGCCCCGCGACTTCCAGAGCCGCTACGCCCGCGAGGGGGCTCCGCGCATCCCGGGGTGCTGGGTGTTCATGACCGGCCTCGTCGAGCGGCGCGAGCCGACGGGGGCGAGACCGAGGACGAGCAATCCGGGAGAAGCGTCGGGCTGA
- a CDS encoding PLD nuclease N-terminal domain-containing protein: MIRYLPVLLEVALTVYCLIDAIQTDELVMRNLPKMAWILIILLFPIVGGVAWLVAGRPTRDTWTGRTQQQRWEDHRLDQEWRREQERRRSRGPDDDPDFLKGI; this comes from the coding sequence ATGATCCGCTACCTGCCGGTGCTGCTCGAAGTGGCGTTGACGGTCTACTGCCTCATCGACGCCATCCAGACCGACGAGCTGGTCATGCGCAACCTGCCGAAGATGGCGTGGATCCTCATCATCCTGCTCTTCCCGATCGTCGGGGGCGTGGCGTGGCTGGTCGCCGGCCGACCCACCCGGGACACCTGGACGGGACGCACCCAGCAGCAGCGCTGGGAGGACCACCGTCTCGACCAGGAGTGGCGCCGCGAGCAGGAACGACGCCGCTCCCGCGGGCCGGACGACGACCCGGACTTCCTCAAGGGCATCTAG
- a CDS encoding DsbA family oxidoreductase: protein MGVQDASVVVEVWTDLGCPWCYVGTHRLRAAIDRRSDADRFEVRLRSFELNPDAPREPETIESAFIRSHGGDASVVLEAERRIQALARSEGLAFSLDRLNANTFDVHRLLHHAGEQGLGTVLFTALKDQFFAGAVNPFDGHELARVAESVGLDAERVRRVLAGGEYAEAVRADRREGAALGLTGVPFVVVDRRVAVPGAQPAGVYGELLDQVAGPSSEAAARD, encoded by the coding sequence ATGGGCGTGCAGGACGCGTCGGTGGTGGTCGAGGTGTGGACCGACCTGGGCTGCCCGTGGTGCTACGTCGGCACGCACCGGCTCCGCGCGGCGATCGACCGGCGGAGCGATGCGGACCGGTTCGAGGTGCGACTGCGGTCCTTCGAGCTGAACCCGGACGCGCCGCGGGAGCCGGAGACCATCGAGAGCGCGTTCATTCGCTCCCACGGCGGTGACGCCTCGGTCGTGCTGGAGGCCGAACGACGCATCCAGGCGCTCGCCCGGAGCGAGGGGCTGGCGTTCTCGCTCGACCGGCTGAACGCCAACACGTTCGACGTCCACCGCCTCCTGCACCACGCCGGCGAACAGGGCCTCGGGACAGTCCTTTTCACCGCACTCAAGGACCAGTTCTTCGCCGGCGCGGTCAACCCCTTCGACGGCCACGAGCTGGCCCGGGTCGCGGAGTCGGTGGGTCTGGACGCCGAGCGGGTCCGGCGCGTCCTGGCCGGTGGCGAGTACGCCGAGGCCGTTCGTGCCGACCGCCGCGAGGGTGCCGCGCTGGGGCTGACGGGAGTCCCCTTCGTGGTCGTCGACCGACGGGTGGCGGTGCCGGGTGCGCAGCCGGCCGGGGTGTACGGCGAGCTCCTCGATCAGGTCGCCGGCCCGTCGTCCGAGGCGGCGGCCCGTGACTGA